One genomic segment of Pandoraea thiooxydans includes these proteins:
- the priB gene encoding primosomal replication protein N, whose protein sequence is MNRLELEASVVEMGSLRYTPAGIPAIECTLTHAGSVLEAGTPRQIEFNISAVALGEIVEGVMALGLGQPVRLSGFLARKHRNSRTLVFHITALQEIGRD, encoded by the coding sequence GTGAACCGGTTAGAGCTTGAAGCCAGTGTCGTCGAAATGGGGTCTTTGCGATATACCCCGGCGGGCATCCCCGCCATCGAATGCACATTGACGCATGCCGGATCGGTGCTCGAAGCAGGTACGCCGCGCCAGATCGAATTCAATATTTCCGCAGTTGCATTGGGCGAAATCGTTGAAGGCGTGATGGCACTGGGGCTGGGTCAACCGGTCCGGCTGAGCGGATTCCTGGCCCGCAAGCATCGCAATAGCCGCACTTTGGTGTTTCACATTACAGCATTGCAAGAAATTGGAAGGGATTGA
- a CDS encoding DUF1439 domain-containing protein → MRRRRFLEIMLGGSVLTLAPLPALASPTFPFIPDHYTFSRAQVQAAVARKFPFHRAVAQVFSMDLTHPEIALQPAQNRLALTVDALISSPFMVPQTLNGTFVLVGGLAYDAATRSVVVRDPAVTQADFGPATAIYGQQIDMAANMLASQVLQNYPIYTFKPNQLTFAGVQFQPGAITVVPAGVRVEIVER, encoded by the coding sequence ATGCGTCGACGCCGCTTTCTTGAAATCATGCTCGGCGGCAGTGTGCTGACGCTGGCGCCGCTACCGGCGCTGGCGTCGCCGACATTTCCGTTCATCCCCGATCACTACACCTTCTCGCGTGCGCAGGTGCAAGCCGCGGTGGCCCGGAAGTTCCCGTTTCACCGGGCCGTTGCGCAAGTATTCTCAATGGATCTGACGCATCCCGAAATCGCTTTGCAGCCGGCCCAAAATCGGTTGGCTTTGACGGTGGATGCGCTCATCAGCAGCCCATTCATGGTGCCGCAAACGCTGAACGGGACTTTTGTGCTGGTGGGCGGGCTCGCCTATGACGCTGCGACCCGTTCGGTCGTGGTGCGCGATCCTGCGGTCACGCAGGCCGACTTCGGGCCAGCCACGGCCATCTACGGTCAGCAGATCGATATGGCGGCCAATATGCTGGCCAGCCAGGTTCTTCAAAATTATCCGATCTATACCTTCAAGCCCAACCAGCTCACCTTCGCCGGCGTGCAATTCCAACCCGGCGCCATCACCGTCGTGCCGGCCGGCGTACGGGTCGAAATCGTCGAACGCTGA
- the glxR gene encoding 2-hydroxy-3-oxopropionate reductase, with product MAQLGFIGLGIMGAPMAKHLQDAGHKLFICDRKTPPQELIDGQATCCTSPKEVAKRADIIFVMVPDTPDVGAVLFGENGAAEGLSKGKIVVDMSSISPIETKEYAKKVKALGCEYLDAPVSGGEVGAKAASLTIMVGGSQSAFDDVKPFFELMGKNITLVGDTGAGQTCKVANQIIVALTIEAVGEALLFASKAGADPAKVRAALMGGFASSRILEVHGERMVKRNFEPGFRIALHQKDLNLALQSARALGVALPNTATCQELFNTCAANGGAAWDHSGLVRALELMSNHTVA from the coding sequence ATGGCACAACTCGGTTTCATTGGCCTTGGCATCATGGGCGCGCCGATGGCGAAGCATCTGCAGGACGCCGGACACAAGCTGTTCATTTGCGATCGCAAGACGCCGCCGCAAGAGCTGATCGATGGTCAGGCGACCTGCTGCACGTCGCCCAAGGAAGTTGCCAAACGCGCCGATATCATCTTCGTCATGGTGCCGGATACGCCCGACGTGGGTGCCGTCCTGTTCGGCGAAAATGGTGCGGCAGAAGGTCTTTCCAAGGGCAAGATCGTGGTCGACATGAGCTCGATCTCGCCGATCGAGACCAAGGAATATGCGAAAAAAGTCAAGGCGCTCGGCTGCGAATACCTCGACGCGCCCGTCTCCGGCGGTGAAGTCGGCGCCAAAGCGGCCTCGCTGACGATCATGGTGGGCGGTTCGCAAAGCGCGTTCGACGACGTCAAGCCGTTCTTCGAGCTGATGGGCAAGAACATTACGCTGGTCGGCGACACCGGCGCGGGGCAAACCTGCAAGGTTGCCAACCAGATCATCGTCGCGTTGACCATCGAAGCCGTTGGCGAAGCGCTGCTGTTTGCCTCCAAGGCCGGGGCCGATCCCGCCAAGGTGCGCGCCGCGCTGATGGGCGGGTTCGCCTCCTCGCGCATTCTCGAAGTGCACGGCGAGCGCATGGTGAAGCGCAATTTCGAACCGGGTTTCCGCATCGCCCTGCATCAAAAGGATTTGAATCTGGCCTTGCAAAGCGCGCGTGCGCTGGGCGTCGCCCTGCCGAACACGGCGACCTGCCAGGAGTTGTTCAACACCTGCGCGGCCAATGGCGGCGCGGCTTGGGATCACTCCGGGCTGGTGCGTGCACTGGAACTGATGTCCAACCATACGGTGGCGTAA
- the hyi gene encoding hydroxypyruvate isomerase, translated as MPKFAANLTMLFNEAPFLDRFKAAAAAGFRGVEFLFPYAFHRDQIADKLNQYQLDLVLHNLPAGNWEAGERGIACLPERVGEFRDGVGEAIVYAKALGVKQLNCLVGRRPADVDADKIRTTVVDNLRFAADQLKAEGIRLLIEPINTFDIPGFYLSGTKQALDLIDATGSDNVFVQYDIYHMQRMEGELAKTIETNLARIKHVQLADNPGRNEPGTGEINYPFLFDFLDRIGYDGWIGCEYKPATNTVDGLGWLKQAGLRQAA; from the coding sequence ATGCCAAAATTCGCCGCCAACCTGACCATGCTGTTCAACGAAGCGCCCTTTCTGGATCGCTTCAAGGCCGCCGCCGCCGCCGGCTTTCGCGGCGTGGAGTTTTTGTTTCCCTATGCGTTTCACCGCGACCAGATCGCCGACAAGCTGAATCAGTACCAGCTCGATCTGGTGCTGCATAACCTGCCGGCCGGCAACTGGGAAGCTGGCGAGCGAGGCATCGCCTGTCTGCCGGAGCGCGTCGGGGAGTTCCGCGACGGCGTCGGCGAGGCCATCGTGTACGCCAAAGCGCTGGGCGTGAAGCAATTGAATTGCCTGGTCGGCCGCCGCCCGGCCGACGTCGATGCGGACAAAATCCGCACGACCGTCGTCGACAATCTGCGCTTTGCCGCCGACCAGCTCAAGGCCGAGGGTATCCGTTTGCTGATCGAGCCGATCAATACGTTCGACATCCCCGGCTTTTACCTTAGCGGGACCAAGCAAGCGCTGGACCTGATCGACGCGACCGGCTCCGACAACGTGTTCGTGCAGTACGACATCTATCACATGCAGCGCATGGAAGGCGAGTTGGCCAAGACCATCGAGACGAACCTGGCGCGCATCAAGCACGTGCAGCTCGCCGACAACCCGGGGCGCAACGAGCCAGGTACGGGTGAGATCAACTACCCGTTCCTGTTCGATTTTCTCGATCGCATCGGTTACGACGGCTGGATCGGCTGCGAATACAAGCCGGCCACCAACACCGTCGACGGTCTCGGCTGGCTCAAGCAGGCCGGCTTGCGCCAGGCTGCCTGA
- a CDS encoding replicative DNA helicase, protein MNAPDPQLESLKVPPHSIEAEQSVLGGLLLDNSAWDRVGDFLGEHDFYRYDHRLIYQHIGRLVAQDRPADVITVYESLTTAGKAEEVGGLAYINALAQNTPSAANIRRYAEIVRDRAVLRKLVSVADEIASDAFNPQGKEVRQMLDEAESKVFAIAEEGARGNQGFLELQPLLAQVVERIDELYHSENQNDVTGVPTGFTDLDRMTSGLQGGDLVIVAGRPSMGKTTFSMNIGEHIAVEEGLPVAVFSMEMPGTQLAMRMLGSVGRLDQHRLRTGRLTDEDWPKLTHAMQKMNDTQLFVDETPALNPMELRARARRLARQCGKLGLIIIDYLQLMSGSSSGENRATEISEISRSLKALAKELNVPVIALSQLNRGLEQRPNKRPVMSDLRESGAIEQDADVILFIYRDEVYNPDSPDKGTAEIIIGKQRNGPIGTVRLTFIGAYTKFDNFAGQNY, encoded by the coding sequence ATGAATGCCCCAGACCCCCAGCTCGAATCCCTGAAAGTCCCCCCGCACTCGATCGAGGCAGAGCAGTCCGTGCTCGGCGGCTTGTTGCTCGATAACAGTGCCTGGGATCGCGTCGGTGACTTCCTGGGGGAGCACGATTTTTACCGCTACGATCACCGCCTGATCTACCAGCACATTGGTCGACTGGTCGCGCAGGATCGCCCCGCCGATGTGATCACTGTGTACGAATCGCTGACCACTGCCGGCAAGGCCGAGGAAGTGGGCGGCCTGGCGTACATCAACGCGCTGGCGCAAAACACCCCGAGCGCGGCCAATATCCGGCGCTACGCGGAAATCGTGCGCGATCGGGCGGTGCTGCGCAAGCTGGTCTCGGTGGCTGACGAGATTGCCAGCGATGCGTTCAATCCGCAGGGCAAGGAAGTCCGGCAGATGCTCGACGAGGCCGAGTCGAAGGTGTTTGCCATTGCCGAAGAAGGTGCGCGCGGGAATCAGGGTTTTCTGGAGCTGCAGCCCCTGCTCGCACAGGTGGTGGAACGGATCGACGAGCTTTACCACAGCGAAAACCAGAACGATGTCACCGGTGTGCCGACCGGCTTCACCGATCTCGATCGAATGACTTCGGGCCTGCAGGGCGGGGATCTGGTCATTGTCGCCGGGCGCCCCTCGATGGGTAAAACGACGTTCTCGATGAACATCGGCGAGCACATCGCCGTAGAGGAAGGCCTGCCGGTCGCTGTATTTTCGATGGAAATGCCGGGCACCCAGCTCGCCATGCGGATGTTGGGCTCGGTCGGGCGACTCGACCAGCACCGGTTGCGTACCGGCCGGCTGACCGACGAGGACTGGCCCAAGCTGACGCACGCGATGCAGAAAATGAACGACACGCAGCTTTTCGTCGACGAGACGCCTGCGTTGAATCCCATGGAGCTGCGCGCCCGCGCGCGGCGCCTGGCCCGCCAGTGCGGCAAGCTTGGCCTGATCATCATCGATTATTTGCAACTGATGTCCGGCTCCAGTTCAGGGGAAAACCGGGCCACGGAAATCTCGGAGATCTCGCGTTCGCTCAAGGCCCTGGCCAAGGAATTGAATGTTCCCGTCATTGCGCTGTCGCAGCTCAACCGCGGTTTGGAGCAACGCCCGAACAAGCGGCCCGTGATGTCGGATTTGCGTGAATCCGGCGCTATCGAGCAGGATGCCGACGTTATTCTCTTTATCTACCGGGACGAAGTCTACAACCCGGACTCGCCTGACAAGGGGACCGCGGAAATCATCATCGGCAAGCAACGTAACGGGCCGATCGGAACCGTGCGACTGACTTTCATCGGCGCGTATACCAAGTTCGACAATTTCGCCGGGCAGAACTATTGA
- a CDS encoding glycerate kinase type-2 family protein, producing the protein MSARPQAVAVAGNAAALEPRTFLLSLFQHAVEAVSPARCLAQHLPPAPRGRTIVIGAGKGAASMAQAVEQHWQGPLSGLVVTRYQHGVPCRHIEVVEAGHPVPDEAGWQAAQRMLEMVQGLSEDDLVLCLISGGGSSLLSLPAPGITLAQKQALNKALLRSGATIFEMNCVRKHLSAIKGGRLALACGRARVHTLLISDIPGDDPAVIASGPTLADETTCADALAVLGKYQIDVPDNVREYLASGAGETPKPGDARLRHATHATIATAQEALEAAARHAQSHGITAHILSDCLEGEARDVALVHAGIVRQILAHGQPFERPCLLLSGGETTVTVRGEGRGGRNAEFLLALAAALDDGHGASLPGVHAIACDTDGIDGTEDNAGCLLGPDTLTRAAAAGLSPKNHLQNNDGYSFFAALDDLVVTQPTRTNVNDFRAILIE; encoded by the coding sequence ATGTCGGCTCGCCCGCAAGCGGTGGCAGTGGCCGGCAACGCCGCTGCCCTGGAACCCCGCACGTTTTTGCTGTCGCTGTTCCAGCATGCGGTCGAGGCCGTCTCGCCCGCGCGCTGCCTGGCCCAGCATCTGCCGCCGGCACCGCGCGGCCGCACTATCGTGATCGGCGCCGGCAAAGGCGCCGCATCGATGGCGCAAGCCGTCGAGCAGCACTGGCAAGGCCCGCTTTCGGGTCTGGTCGTCACTCGTTATCAGCATGGTGTGCCCTGCCGTCATATCGAGGTCGTGGAGGCCGGGCATCCGGTGCCCGACGAGGCCGGCTGGCAGGCCGCCCAGCGCATGCTGGAGATGGTCCAGGGCTTGAGTGAAGACGACCTGGTGCTGTGCCTGATTTCGGGTGGCGGTTCCTCATTGCTGTCGCTGCCCGCCCCCGGCATCACGCTGGCGCAAAAACAGGCGCTCAACAAGGCGCTGCTGCGCTCGGGCGCGACCATCTTCGAAATGAATTGCGTGCGCAAACATCTGTCGGCCATCAAGGGCGGGCGGCTGGCGCTGGCCTGTGGCCGGGCACGCGTGCATACGCTGCTGATTTCCGATATCCCCGGCGACGACCCCGCCGTCATTGCTTCCGGTCCAACGCTGGCCGACGAAACGACCTGCGCGGACGCGTTGGCGGTATTGGGAAAATACCAAATCGACGTGCCCGACAACGTACGCGAATATCTCGCCTCTGGCGCCGGCGAGACACCCAAACCCGGTGATGCGCGGCTGCGTCATGCCACACATGCGACGATCGCCACGGCCCAGGAGGCGCTGGAAGCCGCCGCGCGCCATGCGCAGTCTCATGGCATTACGGCGCACATCCTGTCGGATTGCCTCGAGGGCGAGGCGCGCGACGTGGCACTGGTGCACGCCGGTATCGTGCGGCAAATCCTCGCGCACGGCCAACCGTTCGAGCGACCGTGCCTGCTGCTGTCCGGCGGCGAAACCACAGTGACGGTGCGCGGCGAAGGCCGCGGCGGGCGTAACGCCGAGTTCCTGCTGGCGCTGGCCGCGGCGCTCGACGACGGTCACGGTGCCAGCTTGCCTGGCGTGCATGCGATCGCCTGCGACACCGACGGGATCGACGGCACCGAGGACAACGCCGGTTGCCTGCTCGGGCCCGACACACTGACGCGCGCAGCGGCAGCCGGGCTGTCGCCCAAAAACCACTTGCAGAACAACGACGGCTACTCATTTTTCGCCGCCTTGGATGACTTGGTGGTGACCCAGCCCACGCGGACCAACGTCAACGATTTCCGGGCCATCCTGATCGAATGA
- the rplI gene encoding 50S ribosomal protein L9, with product MQVILLEKVVNLGNLGDVVRVKDGFARNFLIPQKKARRATDVAMKEFEARRAELEKAAAEKLAAAQSQGEKLSGLTVQIVQKAGVDGRLFGSVTNADIAEALQKQDFAVEKMQVRLPNGPLKTVGDFPVQVSLHTDVLVDVTVSVLGEHV from the coding sequence ATGCAAGTGATTTTGCTGGAGAAAGTGGTCAACCTGGGTAACTTGGGCGACGTGGTTCGCGTCAAGGACGGCTTTGCACGCAATTTTCTGATTCCTCAGAAGAAAGCCCGTCGCGCCACCGACGTCGCGATGAAGGAATTCGAAGCGCGTCGCGCCGAGCTGGAAAAAGCTGCTGCCGAGAAGCTGGCGGCCGCGCAGAGCCAGGGCGAGAAGCTCAGCGGTCTGACCGTTCAAATCGTGCAGAAAGCCGGTGTTGATGGTCGCCTGTTCGGGTCGGTCACCAACGCGGACATCGCTGAAGCGCTGCAAAAGCAGGATTTCGCGGTCGAGAAAATGCAGGTCCGCCTGCCGAATGGCCCGCTCAAGACCGTGGGTGATTTCCCGGTTCAGGTATCGCTGCATACCGACGTGCTGGTCGACGTGACGGTGTCGGTGCTGGGCGAGCACGTGTAA
- a CDS encoding GlcG/HbpS family heme-binding protein, with product MQTRSMLTLEDARRMAEAAAAEAVRHQWPVTIAICDDGGHLLWLQRLDGASPISAEIAAGKARTAGVSRRPSKAFEEMVNQGRYAALSMPITALEGGEPVIVDGTCIGAVGVSGVKPGQDAQVAQAGVAALLAPQAKAAA from the coding sequence ATGCAAACCCGTTCCATGCTGACCCTGGAAGATGCTCGCCGGATGGCCGAGGCAGCCGCGGCCGAAGCAGTTCGCCATCAGTGGCCCGTTACCATCGCCATCTGCGACGACGGCGGCCATCTGCTGTGGCTGCAGCGCCTGGATGGCGCCTCGCCGATATCGGCGGAAATTGCCGCTGGCAAAGCCCGCACCGCGGGTGTGTCGCGACGCCCGAGCAAGGCGTTCGAAGAAATGGTCAACCAGGGCCGCTACGCCGCGCTATCGATGCCGATCACCGCGCTCGAGGGGGGTGAGCCGGTGATCGTGGACGGCACCTGCATTGGCGCGGTCGGCGTCTCCGGTGTCAAGCCCGGCCAGGATGCACAGGTCGCCCAGGCTGGCGTTGCCGCGCTGCTCGCGCCGCAGGCCAAGGCCGCCGCGTAG
- the gcl gene encoding glyoxylate carboligase, with translation MAKMTAVDAAVRVLEKEGITNAFGVPGAAINPFYAALRRAGSIDHVLARHVEGASHMAEGYTRAAPGNIGVCIGTSGPAGTDMITGLYSAQADSIPILCITGQAPRARLYKEDFQAVDIESIAKPVTKWAVTVREPALVPRVFQQAFHLMRSGRPGPVLIDLPIDVQMAEIEFDPDTYEPLPVYKPAATRAQIEKALTMLIEAERPLLVSGGGVINANAADLLVEFAELVNVPVVPTLMSWGAIADDHPLMAGMVGLQTSHRYGNATLLASDFVMGIGNRWANRHTGSIDVYTKGRKFVHIDIEPTQIGRVFGPDYGIVSDAGAALKLFVEVAREWKAAGRLPCRKTWVADCQKRKRTMLRKSDFDNVPVKPQRVYQEMNAFFGRDVRYVSTIGLSQIAAAQFLRVNHARHWINCGQAGPLGWTAPAAIGVKVASPESDVVAVSGDYDFQFMVEELAAAAQFKVPYIHVVVNNSYLGLIRQAQRNFDMDYCVQLAFENVNAPELNGYGVDHVKVAEGLGCKSIRVFKPEDIQPAFAQARKLMAEFSVPVVVEVILERVTNIAMGTEINNVTEFEEVLDIAEDEKAFETA, from the coding sequence ATGGCAAAGATGACCGCAGTCGACGCCGCCGTGCGCGTCCTGGAAAAGGAAGGCATTACCAACGCCTTCGGCGTTCCGGGGGCCGCCATCAACCCGTTTTATGCGGCCCTTCGCCGCGCCGGCAGCATTGACCACGTACTGGCGCGTCACGTCGAAGGCGCCTCTCACATGGCCGAGGGTTATACGCGAGCCGCGCCCGGCAACATTGGCGTTTGTATCGGCACCTCGGGGCCGGCGGGCACGGACATGATTACCGGACTGTACTCGGCCCAAGCCGATTCCATTCCGATTTTGTGCATTACCGGGCAAGCGCCGCGCGCACGCCTGTACAAGGAAGATTTCCAGGCTGTCGACATCGAATCGATCGCCAAGCCGGTCACCAAATGGGCCGTCACGGTGCGTGAGCCTGCATTGGTGCCGCGCGTGTTCCAGCAGGCGTTTCACCTGATGCGCTCCGGCCGGCCTGGTCCGGTGCTGATCGACTTGCCGATCGACGTCCAAATGGCGGAAATCGAATTCGATCCCGACACCTATGAGCCGCTGCCCGTCTACAAGCCGGCGGCCACGCGCGCGCAGATCGAAAAGGCGCTGACAATGCTGATCGAGGCCGAGCGTCCGCTGCTGGTGTCGGGCGGCGGCGTCATCAATGCCAACGCGGCCGACCTGCTGGTCGAGTTCGCCGAATTGGTGAACGTGCCGGTGGTGCCCACGCTGATGAGCTGGGGTGCGATCGCCGACGATCATCCGCTGATGGCAGGCATGGTGGGCCTGCAAACCTCGCACCGCTACGGCAACGCCACGCTGCTCGCTTCCGATTTCGTGATGGGCATCGGCAATCGCTGGGCCAACCGCCATACCGGTAGTATCGATGTCTACACCAAGGGCCGTAAATTCGTTCACATCGATATCGAACCGACCCAGATCGGCCGGGTATTCGGCCCCGACTACGGCATCGTCTCCGATGCCGGCGCGGCGCTCAAGCTGTTCGTGGAGGTCGCACGCGAATGGAAAGCGGCCGGACGCCTGCCGTGCCGCAAGACGTGGGTCGCCGATTGTCAAAAACGCAAGCGCACCATGTTGCGCAAGTCGGACTTCGACAACGTGCCGGTCAAGCCGCAGCGCGTCTACCAGGAAATGAATGCGTTCTTCGGCCGCGATGTCCGCTACGTCAGCACCATCGGCCTGTCGCAAATCGCCGCCGCGCAATTCCTGCGCGTGAACCACGCGCGCCACTGGATCAACTGCGGCCAGGCGGGCCCGCTGGGTTGGACCGCGCCGGCTGCCATCGGCGTCAAAGTCGCCTCGCCCGAGAGCGACGTCGTCGCGGTGTCGGGCGACTACGACTTCCAGTTCATGGTCGAGGAGCTGGCGGCTGCCGCGCAGTTCAAGGTGCCCTACATCCACGTCGTGGTCAACAACTCGTACCTCGGCCTGATTCGCCAGGCGCAACGGAATTTCGATATGGACTACTGCGTGCAATTGGCATTCGAGAACGTCAACGCACCCGAGCTCAACGGCTATGGCGTCGACCACGTCAAGGTCGCCGAGGGCCTGGGCTGCAAGTCGATTCGCGTGTTCAAGCCGGAAGATATCCAGCCCGCCTTTGCGCAGGCTCGCAAGCTGATGGCCGAGTTCTCGGTGCCTGTGGTCGTGGAGGTCATCCTGGAACGCGTCACCAACATCGCCATGGGCACCGAAATCAACAACGTGACCGAATTCGAGGAAGTGCTCGACATCGCCGAAGACGAAAAGGCCTTTGAAACAGCCTGA
- a CDS encoding LysR family transcriptional regulator — translation MDRFKQIETFVQVAEAGSLAAAALREGVSPVILGRRIDALEKRLGIKLMYRSTRRLVLSEEGGAFLERCKQLLGEWELAENEISAGRHAVSGHLIVSAPAAFGRKHVASHAPSFLKQYPEVQLSFNLTDRVVDLVREGYDLGIRIGGAVDPNFVAVKLSQNRRVVCGTPKYFARYGRPKTLEDLGKHNCLAFNLQGGQQRGWYFRRQGKTVTIRVDGNLDCNDGELLHRWALEGLGLGWRSTWEIQRELASGELETVLDDYALPDYDILAVYPQQRFQPARVRLFIEHLRAIYAKPNYWLENE, via the coding sequence ATGGATCGCTTCAAGCAAATCGAGACTTTTGTACAGGTGGCGGAGGCGGGCAGTCTGGCCGCCGCGGCCTTGCGCGAGGGGGTCTCGCCGGTGATTCTGGGCAGGCGCATCGACGCCCTGGAGAAGCGGCTCGGCATCAAGCTGATGTACCGCTCGACGCGTCGTCTGGTGCTGAGCGAGGAGGGCGGCGCCTTCCTGGAGCGCTGCAAGCAGCTATTGGGCGAATGGGAGTTGGCGGAGAACGAAATCAGTGCCGGCCGGCACGCCGTGTCGGGCCACTTGATCGTATCGGCGCCGGCGGCTTTTGGTCGCAAGCATGTCGCCTCCCATGCCCCGTCGTTTCTGAAGCAATACCCGGAAGTTCAGCTTTCTTTCAATCTGACCGACCGTGTGGTCGATCTGGTGCGCGAAGGTTACGACCTTGGGATTCGCATTGGCGGTGCGGTCGATCCGAATTTCGTGGCTGTCAAACTGTCTCAAAACCGCCGCGTCGTGTGCGGCACGCCCAAGTACTTCGCCCGCTACGGCCGCCCCAAGACGCTGGAAGATCTTGGCAAGCACAATTGCCTGGCATTCAATCTGCAGGGCGGGCAGCAACGCGGCTGGTATTTTCGCCGGCAGGGCAAGACCGTCACGATCCGGGTCGACGGCAATCTCGATTGCAACGACGGCGAGCTGCTGCATCGCTGGGCGCTCGAGGGCCTCGGGCTGGGCTGGCGCTCGACCTGGGAAATCCAGCGGGAATTGGCCAGCGGCGAGCTGGAAACGGTGCTCGACGACTACGCGCTGCCAGATTACGATATCCTCGCCGTCTATCCCCAGCAACGCTTTCAGCCCGCGCGTGTCAGGCTGTTCATCGAACACTTGCGCGCTATTTACGCCAAGCCGAATTACTGGTTGGAGAACGAGTAG
- the rpsF gene encoding 30S ribosomal protein S6 has protein sequence MRHYEIVFIVHPDQSEQVPAMIERYRGMVEARQGKIHRVEDWGRRQLAYMIEKLAKAHYVCMNIECDQETLDELEHAFKFNDAVLRHLFIKMKKAETAPSPMMKEVQREEARKAQPAASTEAPAA, from the coding sequence ATGCGTCATTACGAAATCGTATTTATCGTCCACCCCGATCAAAGCGAGCAAGTGCCTGCGATGATCGAGCGGTACCGTGGCATGGTGGAAGCCCGTCAAGGCAAGATTCACCGCGTCGAGGACTGGGGTCGTCGGCAACTGGCCTACATGATCGAGAAGCTCGCCAAGGCGCACTATGTGTGCATGAACATCGAGTGCGATCAGGAGACCCTGGATGAACTCGAACACGCGTTCAAGTTCAACGACGCCGTGTTGCGCCATCTTTTCATCAAGATGAAGAAGGCGGAAACCGCGCCGTCGCCGATGATGAAGGAAGTGCAGCGCGAAGAGGCTCGCAAGGCCCAGCCGGCAGCCAGCACTGAAGCGCCCGCCGCCTGA
- a CDS encoding type II asparaginase — MKTSSSMSGHGSALRLPQVVLLATGGTIAGYAADAGRTATYQAGALNIETLLAAVPGLTDVARMRSEQVAQIDSKDMTCALWLTLAERVNAVLAEPDVDGVVITHGTDTLEETAYFLHLTVKSNKPVVMTAAMRPATALSADGPLNLLNAVRVAAHPEAAGQGVLVVVNHQIHCARDVVKTSTYSVQAFQSPEIGVLGWVQDEWVELQRRALRRHTVQSEFDVAGRHALPMVEVLSSYANASTVPVEALVSAGVRGLVVAGTGNGSLYGPLQQALADAARQGVRVVRASRTGAGHVMRNGAAADDTLGFVSAGNLQPYKARVLAMLALAHDMPTDRWQSLFEVY; from the coding sequence ATGAAAACATCCTCTTCCATGTCCGGGCACGGCAGTGCTCTCCGTTTGCCCCAGGTCGTCCTGTTGGCCACTGGCGGCACGATTGCCGGCTACGCGGCCGACGCCGGTCGCACCGCGACCTATCAGGCCGGCGCGCTCAATATCGAAACATTGCTGGCCGCTGTCCCGGGCTTGACCGACGTCGCACGCATGCGGTCCGAACAGGTTGCGCAAATCGACAGCAAGGACATGACGTGTGCGTTGTGGCTGACCTTGGCCGAGCGGGTCAATGCCGTGCTGGCCGAGCCGGACGTGGATGGCGTCGTGATTACACACGGCACCGATACGCTGGAGGAGACGGCCTATTTCCTTCATTTGACGGTCAAAAGCAACAAGCCGGTTGTGATGACTGCCGCCATGCGGCCCGCCACGGCGCTATCGGCCGACGGGCCGCTCAATCTGCTCAATGCGGTACGGGTCGCTGCCCATCCGGAGGCCGCCGGGCAGGGCGTCCTGGTGGTCGTCAATCATCAGATTCATTGTGCGCGGGATGTCGTCAAGACCAGCACCTATTCGGTCCAGGCGTTCCAGTCGCCCGAGATTGGTGTACTGGGCTGGGTGCAAGACGAGTGGGTCGAATTGCAGCGCCGCGCGCTGCGGCGCCACACGGTACAAAGCGAGTTCGACGTGGCGGGGCGGCACGCGCTGCCGATGGTCGAAGTGCTCTCCAGTTATGCGAATGCTTCGACCGTGCCGGTCGAGGCGCTGGTGAGCGCCGGGGTGCGAGGGCTGGTCGTGGCGGGCACCGGCAACGGTTCGCTGTACGGTCCGCTGCAGCAGGCGCTGGCCGACGCTGCCAGGCAAGGCGTGCGGGTGGTGCGTGCCTCGCGCACCGGGGCCGGGCACGTGATGCGCAACGGTGCGGCCGCCGATGACACGCTGGGCTTCGTCAGCGCGGGCAATCTGCAACCGTACAAGGCGCGCGTGCTCGCGATGCTGGCACTGGCGCACGATATGCCCACCGATCGCTGGCAGTCGCTGTTCGAGGTTTATTGA
- the rpsR gene encoding 30S ribosomal protein S18 — protein sequence MPRPNGKGNKKFDRRRQQQNPLFKRKKFCRFTVAGVEQIDYKDIETLKDFIGDNGKITPARLTGTKAHYQRQLDTAIKRARFLALLPYTDLHSA from the coding sequence ATGCCACGTCCTAACGGTAAAGGTAACAAAAAATTCGACCGCCGCCGCCAACAGCAGAACCCGCTGTTCAAGCGCAAGAAATTCTGCCGCTTCACGGTTGCCGGTGTCGAACAGATCGACTACAAAGATATCGAAACGCTGAAAGATTTCATCGGCGATAACGGCAAGATCACGCCGGCCCGTCTGACGGGTACCAAGGCGCATTATCAGCGTCAGCTCGACACTGCGATCAAGCGTGCGCGCTTCCTGGCCCTGTTGCCTTATACCGATCTGCACTCGGCTTAA